agagagagagagagagagagagagagagagagagagagagagagaaaagtagagagagaaagagaagaatcttatttaaattattacacctatccaacatatatatatatatctctctcgaACACCCCTACGAGGtgtttcataataataatattacgtgaaacatgtgtatattataatcgcaaatttgtaaattaatattaataacaaaatgtttATGATATAAGCATAGATTACCGTTTTGTTATTTATCGAATCTAAGGCTCTCGGCACTGATTatgaatttattgattttatcacGTATTATGAAACACCTATAccacgtatatgtatctatattatatatatatatatatatatatatatatatatatatatatgtatgtatagtataatacataatttttttctataaatttcgttatcttcttctttgcataaactttttttctctctttcctctaaCTCATCCGCATTCTTGGCTTAAACGCAGcgaaatacacatacacctatatacatacatgcaacacataaacatacacaAAGAGACATGCGgtaaacatacacatacgctGCAACATTGATCCGATATTAGAAACACGAAATTGCAGGTGGCTTCGCTGATCTATCGTCGATCCATCCCCCTTTGACGTATCCATCGCTAGCGCATTGTTATCTCTACGTTATGGAGACGCTAAATGGAATATGCTTTAAATTATGTTTGTCACTTGTCTTAGCTAATTTCGTAGagcttgatatatatatatgtgtgtgtgtgtgtatgtatgtatgtatgtatgtatgtatgtataagcaGCATGGCATACGTTGAGTGAttacagaagagagagagagagagagagagaaagagagagagagagagagagagaaagagagcgtgTCCAGTGTCCAGGAAGATTGAAACGCGAAGCTTAATCTTTCATTAAAGCTGATTGATCTAAAACGTTGCTAAAGTACATAGACAGCGCATggcttttatatatgtatatacatatacgtatatacatatacgtatatacatatatatgtatgtatgtatgtatatagttatagTATCTACACACACGATTGTATCTATCTCTagtatctatctttttttttttcctttttttccatcctttcttttttctttctttatttttttttaattccttcgAACAAAGAGAAGCATGCCGTAACAAACGCAAGTAAAGATAATCATTTACTCTCTTTgacacatttttttatcatcaattCGACGACCGAATTCggtcaaaagaaatttttttcaaaggataCGTAGAGGATTTACATAACGATACGGTAATACAATTGTTTAAATGGTAATTATCTTTTAAGGAGTTAAAATGTTAATCTCGAACTTTATGTAAATTCTATATATCGTgtagaatatttctattattcttttttattttttttttatttcactcccttttttcaatctttcttaGTAGGAATCagaataatatacatatatacctatttgattagatactattattattattatcattattattattactattactattactactattattattactactattatttgCATCGATTCATCGTCgaaatctttaatatttttctatcaatctAATATGCTATTTCAATTCGGGATATACAGAAACACCACTATGGCTTCTACTACAAATAGCACCGATCAAAAACGAACGAGACTTAGTTGTCCTGTTCCTGTTAACCTTCCGAGACATAACGGCGTTGAAGCAGCCAATCGAGACGGACGACAGCAAGGGTGGTCTTTCAAAATTTGCCAAACTCGCAAGATCGGTTACCAGATCGAGATCGGTCCTTGTTTCGCAGTTCAGCTCCCATCTTCCAGCTCTAAAGGATTCTGCTTTACCTACTACTGCGAAACAATCGCATCTGGCTCATGTAAGTTTTGTATCATTTAATCAAGATAAATTCGTCCATGATCCATATAAATTTaatccaaataaaaatataaattttagatGATGTCCTTGAGCGGAGATGTAATGCCACAGTACAGACAGGAAGCACCAAAGACTCCACCGCACATTTTGTTACACTATTGCGCGTTCAAAGCGATCTGGGATTGGATTATTTTGTGCTTGACCTTCTACACGGCCATAATGGTTCCGTACAACGTTGCCTTCAAAAATAAAACCAGCGAGGACGTTTCTCTTTTGGTACTCGACAGTATAGTCGAcgtaatattctttatcgatatagtattaaattttcataccACGTTCGTCGGGGCTGGTGGTGAAGTTGTGTCCGACCCAAAAGTAATTCCAattgaacttttttttcttctacgataTGTCCTATATATGCGTGTCGATGATACTTTTAACgaaatctttaaaatttgATCATAGGTTATCAGGATGAATTATCTCAAGTCTTGGTTCATCATCGATCTGCTAAGCTGTTTACCCTACGACGTGTTCAACGCGTTCGATCACGACGAGGATGGTATCGGTAGTCTCTTCTCCGCTTTGAAGGTCGTCCGTTTACTTCGTCTTGGAAGGGTCGTTCGCAAACTCGATCGGTATCTGGAGTATGGAGCCGCCATGCTCATTCTTCTGCTCTGTTTCTACATGTTGGTTGCTCACTGGCTGGCCTGTATCTGGTACGTCACATTAAGGTGATTTTACTCTGCGTACACACTTTCGAGGTAACACATCTTGATGGGACGATTGGCTGCATATAATATcacatacgtgtatgtatatatatatgtatatatacatacacacatacacacgataCAACACAACGGACTCGCATTGTTACCGCAATTTATTGCTACGTTTAGTTTATGTTGCTTTGAGTCTCTCTGCACGTTAagatttgattaattaaaaataacgcTACAATAAGTTTGAAGGGATCGctgatgtataatatatatttttatattaacgagAGCGCTTTATCGtcttttcatcatcatcaacgtcgttcgatttattaaaagcGGCATGCGAGAATCATGCTTTTCGAAATTGACAAGATCGACTCTTgacaaattattaaacgaagcGTGACGCACTCCTTTTAGATTTAGATGATTCAATTTTGTAGATGGCTCGATCAGAGGTTgacctttttttatcttgtattTCCTTTAGAACACGATTAGATATCCGAAATTTTCTTGTAAGAAATGTCATTGCGTTGAAGGTATTCGATAGGAAGATCGGATGCTGACAACGGAGTTCAATATTCATGGCTGTGGAAGTTGGCCAATGTTACCCAGTCACCCTACAGCTACTTGTGGACCAATGCCAGCACTGCACCAGAACTAGTAGCTGGACCATCACGCCGCACGATGTATGTCACTGCTCTTTACTTCACGATGACTTGCATGACTTCCGTCGGCTTTGGAAACGTCGCGGCAGAAACAGATAACGAGAAGATATTTACCATCTGCATGATGATCATTGCTGGTACGAATCATAACGATTATAATACGAGTACAAACGTACGCTCAACCAAAATAAGATTCTTCTaacgatcatattttttaaatagcatTGCTGTACGCTACGATCTTTGGTCACGTTACAACCATTATTCAACAAATGACATCGGCCACCGCCAAATACCATGACATGTTGAACAACGTACGGGAATTCATGAAACTCCATGAAGTACCTAAAGCGCTTAGCGAACGTGTCATGGATTATGTAGTAAGTACATGGGCTATGACCAAAGGCCTAGATACAGACAAAGTGCTTAACTACTGTCCCAAAGATATGAAAGCCGATATTTGTGTACATCTTAATCGGAAAGTTTTCAATGAACACCCTGCCTTcaggtagatatatacaatcttttaattatttcagttCAAAATAATCTATATGGATTAATCAAACTAATCACtaataatatgttattatCGATGTCCAGGTTGGCATCCGATGGATGCTTACGTGCTTTAGCAATGCATTTTACAATGTCGCACAGTGCACCTGGTGATCTGCTCTATCACACAGGTGAATCTATCGACTCGTTGTGCTTCATCGTCACCGGAAGCCTAGAAGTGATACAAGACGATGAGGTAGTAGCAATTCTTGGGAAGGGTGATGTCTTTGGTGACAGCTTTTGGACTAACCCATCGGTTGGACAGAGCGCGGCTAACGTTAGAGCACTAACTTATTGTGACCTTCACACCATTAAGCGTGATCGACTGTTAGAAGTTTTGGATTTTTATCAAGCCTTCGCAAACTCCTTCGCCAGAAATCTTGTACTAACGTACAATCTAAGCAATCGGGTGAGTGTTctctttgattaattatttttcttttttaattaaattttttttacttccttttttctctctttttttttttttgtcttttttctttttagtcttATCTACACATGCAAGACGTCTACATATGCTACATGATTAGAACAAAACTTTGATACTTTTTCAGTACTTTATTGAATTCACATTACGTTCAATAACAGtgtgataaattttatttattttttgatatcgaTAAACAGttgtttttcccttttctttattatgcACTTTTGaaacatattatatgtatatatattatacatccTCGAATAGCTATTTGCGACTAATCTTTACGTTAAGTAGTAATTACGAAACACACCTTTGTGATCATTGATTTCAAACGATCAGGCACTATATAATAGGCATGTAGATTACACTGCACATTCTATGATATTTCTCAACATCGAGATACAGtgtttaatatacatattatacaacattcgaatgatatatatacacacacacaatatatacatatatatatatatatgtatgtgtgtaggaaataaattatatatgtatatacatatattaaaagagaTCAGGCCGTCCGATGACGATACTTTGTTATACACTCAATGAAATaggtaacaacaacaaaaaatgtacaaattaATCTGACATAgtaacatacataatatatgaataatcattatatcgtttaaacaTTCATACGtaggtaatatataatatagatgtaATAGACAAAAAACGTTCAGTACTTTAATttactaattaatttaataattaatttaatcgattaaaattctcCATAAACTGATGACACTAACAAGAATTTCTGACTCattaacacatacacacacacacacgcgcgcgcacacatatGTTTCATGTGCTACAAAACGTGTAGATGCTTTTTTAcactattaaattaattcgctattaaaattattcgtcggtaaaatataaaactaaatattcaatatattagattttatttttcacttttaagTATATCCACAGACttctctgtgtgtatatatatatatatatatatatatatatatatatatgtatgtatatataatctcagtaacttaattttcaataatttctattagaattgaaaatttcaatgacgaccatacaatataattaatagtaatatgaGTCTTAGAgtaatctttaaatatttaagcGTGATTAGTCTTTTTTGTCTCTGATACCTTCGCTGTGCATTTTACGTCCATGAAGTTCCATCATTACTTTAGCTGTAGGATCTTGATCTAAAACAGATTTGTTTTCTCGTACATTTTCTTCTACAGCTGGTATTGGACCAACACCCCATACTTCGCAAtgctttattttaaaattctctTTGCCACTTAATTGCACATAATTTTGAAACGTTGTGCAAGATTTACTCGATTTACCAGTTCCATACTCAGAATCTAACCATAAGCCTGGATAATTTAATTGTCCTCCCATAAGCAAACCATTAGGCATAGTTTGTTGGTAAAGATTCAAGTATTGATAATGATTATTGTAAGTTgtagaagaaaatgttaaaatatctGGCTCTAGTTTGAATAGGAAGCACCCTTGATTTCCTATAAAACTTGGTCCCAATCTCCAACTATCTGGAGCAAAACCACCAAACACATGATCATCGGTatcttgtaatataataattgttgcACCTTGCATAGTTATTCTTCCTAGCATGGTGGAAAATGATTCTCCATGCACTTGACTCGAAAATAAGAATCTCCATTCTTTGCGGAGTTCGTGAGGTAAACTTAGATTTAGGAACAAAACGTCACCAAGCCCCAGAATACTTGGAAAGTGAGGAATATTTTCCAAACCTTTACAAATAGGTAACAGATTTAAATCATTAATCCGTGCACT
This genomic interval from Vespula pensylvanica isolate Volc-1 chromosome 8, ASM1446617v1, whole genome shotgun sequence contains the following:
- the LOC122631347 gene encoding potassium voltage-gated channel protein eag isoform X7, whose amino-acid sequence is MPGGRRGLVAPQNTFLENIIRRSSSQPDSSFLLANAQIVDFPIVYCNESFCKISGYNRAEVMQKSCRCGFMYGELTNKETIARIEECLEGQIHDQFEILLYKKNKTPLWLLLQIAPIKNERDLVVLFLLTFRDITALKQPIETDDSKGGLSKFAKLARSVTRSRSVLVSQFSSHLPALKDSALPTTAKQSHLAHMMSLSGDVMPQYRQEAPKTPPHILLHYCAFKAIWDWIILCLTFYTAIMVPYNVAFKNKTSEDVSLLVLDSIVDVIFFIDIVLNFHTTFVGAGGEVVSDPKVIRMNYLKSWFIIDLLSCLPYDVFNAFDHDEDGIGSLFSALKVVRLLRLGRVVRKLDRYLEYGAAMLILLLCFYMLVAHWLACIWYSIGRSDADNGVQYSWLWKLANVTQSPYSYLWTNASTAPELVAGPSRRTMYVTALYFTMTCMTSVGFGNVAAETDNEKIFTICMMIIAALLYATIFGHVTTIIQQMTSATAKYHDMLNNVREFMKLHEVPKALSERVMDYVVSTWAMTKGLDTDKVLNYCPKDMKADICVHLNRKVFNEHPAFRLASDGCLRALAMHFTMSHSAPGDLLYHTGESIDSLCFIVTGSLEVIQDDEVVAILGKGDVFGDSFWTNPSVGQSAANVRALTYCDLHTIKRDRLLEVLDFYQAFANSFARNLVLTYNLSNRLIFRKVADVRREKELAERRKNEPQLDQAQDHLVRKIFSRFRRERHTADVEKGDSKDGKDGESSHSRKPSTDENIAAKPRTGKWGRLLGSSSLDSGSETGTAGDTFKRSLSARDSRPSSSAGTNKVFPKFGKLGGTIEETGGGDSADKDGQHQQQQQQQQQSQNLSVDSKQLQLRRLESYDGGLISTQPSHDREILAAVLEVKVDLKLEVQRVNQRLAKMEDMLQTLLSRVPLAATPPGSTVISQQQQQQQQQQQQQQQQQQQQQQQQQRPLNFPSSSSAQNQPSCQVQVNQQQVVPQSMQTSEQKASTSTSMTPGEGYREQQQQQQQPMERSSKSQEHHHHHHHHHQQSKDSDRLSGSSDYKTSSREVSKELLERLAQASTSRGDDSSALGPLILRKRKSKSRNKGAAPLAPLATQPVSPSEATETTQMLECTDDREASASAERTERTDRSERKRPPPRPREYY
- the LOC122631347 gene encoding potassium voltage-gated channel protein eag isoform X5 — its product is MPGGRRGLVAPQNTFLENIIRRSSSQPDSSFLLANAQIVDFPIVYCNESFCKISGYNRAEVMQKSCRCGFMYGELTNKETIARIEECLEGQIHDQFEILLYKKNSTPRETPLWLLLQIAPIKNERDLVVLFLLTFRDITALKQPIETDDSKGGLSKFAKLARSVTRSRSVLVSQFSSHLPALKDSALPTTAKQSHLAHMMSLSGDVMPQYRQEAPKTPPHILLHYCAFKAIWDWIILCLTFYTAIMVPYNVAFKNKTSEDVSLLVLDSIVDVIFFIDIVLNFHTTFVGAGGEVVSDPKVIRMNYLKSWFIIDLLSCLPYDVFNAFDHDEDGIGSLFSALKVVRLLRLGRVVRKLDRYLEYGAAMLILLLCFYMLVAHWLACIWYVTLRYSIGRSDADNGVQYSWLWKLANVTQSPYSYLWTNASTAPELVAGPSRRTMYVTALYFTMTCMTSVGFGNVAAETDNEKIFTICMMIIAALLYATIFGHVTTIIQQMTSATAKYHDMLNNVREFMKLHEVPKALSERVMDYVVSTWAMTKGLDTDKVLNYCPKDMKADICVHLNRKVFNEHPAFRLASDGCLRALAMHFTMSHSAPGDLLYHTGESIDSLCFIVTGSLEVIQDDEVVAILGKGDVFGDSFWTNPSVGQSAANVRALTYCDLHTIKRDRLLEVLDFYQAFANSFARNLVLTYNLSNRLIFRKVADVRREKELAERRKNEPQLDQAQDHLVRKIFSRFRRERHTADVEKGDSKDGKDGESSHSRKPSTDENIAAKPRTGKWGRLLGSSSLDSGSETGTAGDTFKRSLSARDSRPSSSAGTNKVFPKFGKLGGTIEETGGGDSADKDGQHQQQQQQQQQSQNLSVDSKQLQLRRLESYDGGLISTQPSHDREILAAVLEVKVDLKLEVQRVNQRLAKMEDMLQTLLSRVPLAATPPGSTVISQQQQQQQQQQQQQQQQQQQQQQQQQRPLNFPSSSSAQNQPSCQVQVNQQQVVPQSMQTSEQKASTSTSMTPGEGYREQQQQQQQPMERSSKSQEHHHHHHHHHQQSKDSDRLSGSSDYKTSSREVSKELLERLAQASTSRGDDSSALGPLILRKRKSKSRNKGAAPLAPLATQPVSPSEATETTQMLECTDDREASASAERTERTDRSERKRPPPRPREYY
- the LOC122631347 gene encoding potassium voltage-gated channel protein eag isoform X6 — translated: MPGGRRGLVAPQNTFLENIIRRSSSQPDSSFLLANAQIVDFPIVYCNESFCKISGYNRAEVMQKSCRCGFMYGELTNKETIARIEECLEGQIHDQFEILLYKKNSTPRETPLWLLLQIAPIKNERDLVVLFLLTFRDITALKQPIETDDSKGGLSKFAKLARSVTRSRSVLVSQFSSHLPALKDSALPTTAKQSHLAHMMSLSGDVMPQYRQEAPKTPPHILLHYCAFKAIWDWIILCLTFYTAIMVPYNVAFKNKTSEDVSLLVLDSIVDVIFFIDIVLNFHTTFVGAGGEVVSDPKVIRMNYLKSWFIIDLLSCLPYDVFNAFDHDEDGIGSLFSALKVVRLLRLGRVVRKLDRYLEYGAAMLILLLCFYMLVAHWLACIWYSIGRSDADNGVQYSWLWKLANVTQSPYSYLWTNASTAPELVAGPSRRTMYVTALYFTMTCMTSVGFGNVAAETDNEKIFTICMMIIAALLYATIFGHVTTIIQQMTSATAKYHDMLNNVREFMKLHEVPKALSERVMDYVVSTWAMTKGLDTDKVLNYCPKDMKADICVHLNRKVFNEHPAFRLASDGCLRALAMHFTMSHSAPGDLLYHTGESIDSLCFIVTGSLEVIQDDEVVAILGKGDVFGDSFWTNPSVGQSAANVRALTYCDLHTIKRDRLLEVLDFYQAFANSFARNLVLTYNLSNRLIFRKVADVRREKELAERRKNEPQLDQAQDHLVRKIFSRFRRERHTADVEKGDSKDGKDGESSHSRKPSTDENIAAKPRTGKWGRLLGSSSLDSGSETGTAGDTFKRSLSARDSRPSSSAGTNKVFPKFGKLGGTIEETGGGDSADKDGQHQQQQQQQQQSQNLSVDSKQLQLRRLESYDGGLISTQPSHDREILAAVLEVKVDLKLEVQRVNQRLAKMEDMLQTLLSRVPLAATPPGSTVISQQQQQQQQQQQQQQQQQQQQQQQQQRPLNFPSSSSAQNQPSCQVQVNQQQVVPQSMQTSEQKASTSTSMTPGEGYREQQQQQQQPMERSSKSQEHHHHHHHHHQQSKDSDRLSGSSDYKTSSREVSKELLERLAQASTSRGDDSSALGPLILRKRKSKSRNKGAAPLAPLATQPVSPSEATETTQMLECTDDREASASAERTERTDRSERKRPPPRPREYY
- the LOC122631349 gene encoding MTOR-associated protein MEAK7, with protein sequence MGHGSSRSASSANILSAEELTLVDNIFKSMSRSSGSIKREDIFKHWSMHLDDVLLQFVVRFLCHEPGKKVSAINGENFGRLYVFAVRGSAEERTDLIFEGFSEEEQKFEIPTATFLQYIQATINSYLRLQKNAANSHYLSWSSIGCTVNNRRINMRSRSLCEDIIKYGDVLTVDQVVNWFAAAATFKTIQSHVFQCLFLVSQKKGDKNTSARINDLNLLPICKGLENIPHFPSILGLGDVLFLNLSLPHELRKEWRFLFSSQVHGESFSTMLGRITMQGATIIILQDTDDHVFGGFAPDSWRLGPSFIGNQGCFLFKLEPDILTFSSTTYNNHYQYLNLYQQTMPNGLLMGGQLNYPGLWLDSEYGTGKSSKSCTTFQNYVQLSGKENFKIKHCEVWGVGPIPAVEENVRENKSVLDQDPTAKVMMELHGRKMHSEGIRDKKD